CCGATGCAGAGCAGTGGACATGGACCGAACGCGTTGCCTGCGGCGCGTCCCTGGATGCCCGCGAAACCCGGTTGTTCCAACTTGCCCTGGAAGAATTGGACCTCGCCCTCGCCCGCCTGTCCGGCCAGCACACCCCGATGATGCGGCGCGGCCGACGCAGCCGGGAAGAAGTCGAGTTTCACCTGAGCGTCACCGGTAGCGCTCGCAACGTCTTGAAGCTGATGTACGCCTGAAGCCCACCCTGAAATTGGAGAAAATCCATGACCATCCAAGCCCTCGACACGACCAGCGTTGCCTCCACCGCTGCCAAGCCTGGCGGCAGCCCCCACGCGCGAGCCGAGACCAGCGATGTCAGCTGGTTCAACGCGCAGATGCATGAAAAACCGCCAGTCCCCGACAGCGAAAACAACGTCGCGGCGAGGATCATCGATTCGCTGTCCAGCCGCTCCGGCGAATTGCAGCGGCTGGATGATCGCGCCAACCGCGACATGCTCAAGGCCATCCGCACCGCCGATCCGCAAGACATGTTGCAGTCGAACCGGTCGCTGTCGTCCTTCCATCTGGAGAGCCTGATGACCGCGAAGATCGTCAGCAAGGGCTCCCAGGCCATCGAGAAGCTCACCAATCTCCAGTAAAGGGAAGCCGGTCATGTTCATGCGCGCATTCTCATCTCTAGTGCTGTGCCTGTTGCTCGCCGGTTGCGACGAAAGGACCGCGCTGCACAGTCATCTCTCCGAGCAGGATGCCAATGAAGTGATCGCCGAACTGGCGAACAAGAACGTCGAGGCCAGCAAGCAGATCGACAAGGACGGGCTGACCGTGCTGGTCGAGCCGGCCGACATGAACAGCGCCGTGCAGGTGCTGGAAGCGGCCGGCCTGCCACGCCGGTCGCGCTCCAGCCTGGGGGAGATCTTCCGCAAGGAAGGGGTGATTTCAACGCCGATGGAAGAGCGCGCCCGCTACATCTACGCACTGTCCCAGGAGCTTGAATCTACGCTGTCGCAAATCGATGGCGTGGTGCTCGCCCGGGTCCATGTGGTCCTGCCGGAACGGGTCGCTCCAGGCGAACCGGTCCAACCGGCATCGGCCTCGGTGTTCATCAAGCACACCAGCGCCCTCGATCCCGACAGCATCACGCCGCGCGTGCGCAACCTGGTCGCCAGCGGGATCCCCGGCATGGCCGACGCGGCCCAAAACCCGGCCAAGCTGTCGGTGGTCTTCGTGCCCGCCGCGGCTTATCAGGAGCGGCGCAAGATGGCGTATTTCGGACCGTTCCTCATGCAGGCCGAAGACGTCGGTTATT
This genomic interval from Pseudomonas alvandae contains the following:
- the sctI gene encoding type III secretion system inner rod subunit SctI, which translates into the protein MTIQALDTTSVASTAAKPGGSPHARAETSDVSWFNAQMHEKPPVPDSENNVAARIIDSLSSRSGELQRLDDRANRDMLKAIRTADPQDMLQSNRSLSSFHLESLMTAKIVSKGSQAIEKLTNLQ
- the sctJ gene encoding type III secretion system inner membrane ring lipoprotein SctJ, whose protein sequence is MFMRAFSSLVLCLLLAGCDERTALHSHLSEQDANEVIAELANKNVEASKQIDKDGLTVLVEPADMNSAVQVLEAAGLPRRSRSSLGEIFRKEGVISTPMEERARYIYALSQELESTLSQIDGVVLARVHVVLPERVAPGEPVQPASASVFIKHTSALDPDSITPRVRNLVASGIPGMADAAQNPAKLSVVFVPAAAYQERRKMAYFGPFLMQAEDVGYWRAVTVAASVTLLGLLAGVLYGVYRLWRNGVLVLPRFLDRKAGTPAPQPSGATPSLFAVKSPGAKPDNNGTAA